One window of the Triticum dicoccoides isolate Atlit2015 ecotype Zavitan chromosome 3B, WEW_v2.0, whole genome shotgun sequence genome contains the following:
- the LOC119281353 gene encoding uncharacterized protein LOC119281353: MAFVPICVQCGTRSNPCRCKVVGPTLGFVALVVAGVVEWPLGAAVYLFRHRKGRRIMGHPARVVYPRVTGAIPI, translated from the coding sequence ATGGCGTTCGTGCCGATCTGCGTGCAGTGCGGGACAAGAAGCAACCCGTGCCGGTGCAAGGTGGTCGGCCCGACGCTGGGATTCGTGGCGCTCGTCGTGGCCGGGGTGGTGGAGTGGCCGCTGGGCGCCGCCGTGTaccttttccgccaccgcaagggcCGCCGCATCATGGGTCACCCGGCCAGGGTCGTGTACCCTCGCGTCACCGGCGCAATCCCCATCTAA